In one window of Zygosaccharomyces rouxii strain CBS732 chromosome E complete sequence DNA:
- the ANR2 gene encoding Anr2p (similar to uniprot|P36090 Saccharomyces cerevisiae YKL047W Hypothetical ORF) — MASKSFSSERSNSPLERAQSSLRSAHRVPISCMFLCNFEVKKGNVLVWARHSDGFEKKVNLEDIEFKSMPSGVHEVIDDVINFVIPKGEKEGEDGHYNGVAYFKQNGQELSKGVGQIDRSRVKMYALGVVVDFDSTQYARNQDWKADEFSSANEYVDDLEQLLCQWFNRGTLENFDIFDQFFETYNSGKTVDSLSPVLDRLAAAAYTGQELLSSDAPQAKPHMLEYLLYWLRKLGPLIFPLWRSCLLNERILILNPPSGSFEKCNALCYCLSVISLFPQTSKFNKSEGHYVTPLYTLGVCDIDRMSKEVSRANSENRKPNGYIACTSDEILLSKPELYDKVMKIPGEVEESYFVDIPKLYDNQEQLIRATPHDLHSVQVLYKELFGEELSVTERQNFLKMIEPLSWSQYIIDGFYWWVTAGYLKPSYHEETNSIPAGPIGESELALILGALEYFHGRTMALFQKLKEIFESKEVCGSDEVVQLPSAELVAMDLDSFSAQDHKFIEEIAHKWFHRTLEVTGDLYGAAC, encoded by the coding sequence ATGGCTTCCAAATCATTTAGTAGCGAAAGATCTAACTCACCGCTCGAGAGAGCCCAGTCGTCCCTGAGGTCTGCTCATAGAGTCCCTATTAGTTGCATGTTCCTTTGTAACTTTGAAGTAAAGAAGGGGAATGTGCTTGTGTGGGCACGTCATAGCGATGGgtttgaaaagaaggtGAACCTAGAGGatattgaattcaaatCCATGCCATCTGGTGTACATGAAGTGATTGATGATGTGATTAATTTCGTTATACCCAAAGGTGAAAAGGAAGGCGAAGATGGACATTACAACGGTGTGGCATATTTCAAACAAAATGGCCAAGAATTGTCAAAAGGGGTCGGTCAAATTGATAGGAGCAGAGTGAAGATGTATGCACTTGGTGTCGTTGTGGATTTCGATTCTACGCAATATGCTAGGAACCAAGATTGGAAGGCAGATGAATTTTCAAGCGCTAATGAATATGTGGATGATTTAGAGCAATTATTATGCCAATGGTTCAACCGTGGTACTCTTGAGaattttgatatttttgaTCAGTTTTTCGAGACCTACAATAGTGGTAAAACTGTCGATTCTCTATCACCAGTCTTGGACCGTTTAGCTGCAGCGGCATACACTGGCCAAGAATTGTTAAGTTCGGATGCACCACAGGCTAAACCTCATATGCTTGAATATTTGCTATACTGGTTAAGAAAATTAGGACCTCTTATCTTCCCATTGTGGAGATCATGCTTGTTGAATGAAAGAATTTTAATCTTAAATCCCCCAAGTGGATCTTTCGAAAAATGTAATGCTCTTTGTTACTGTCTGTCAGTCATTTCACTGTTCCCACAAACCtcaaaatttaataaaAGTGAAGGCCATTACGTGACACCCTTGTATACTTTGGGTGTCTGTGACATAGACAGAATGTCCAAAGAAGTCTCTAGAGCAAATTCAGAGAATAGAAAGCCAAATGGGTACATTGCATGCACCAGCGATGAAATTCTGTTAAGCAAGCCAGAACTGTATGATAAAGTAATGAAGATTCCAGGAGAAGTTGAAGAGTCCTATTTTGTGGATATACCGAAATTATACGATAACCAAGAACAGCTAATAAGGGCTACTCCCCACGACTTACACTCAGTACAAGTTCTTTACAAGGAAttatttggtgaagaacTCTCTGTAACAGAGAGacagaattttttaaaaatgattgAACCTCTCTCTTGGTCCCAATATATTATAGATGGATTTTACTGGTGGGTTACTGCAGGTTATTTAAAACCATCCTATCATGAAGAGACGAACAGCATTCCCGCAGGGCCTATCGGTGAAAGCGAACTAGCTCTGATCTTAGGAGCATTGGAATATTTCCACGGGAGAACAATGGCACTattccaaaaattaaaagagaTCTTTGAATCCAAGGAAGTTTGTGGTTCAGATGAAGTTGTACAGTTACCATCTGCTGAACTTGTTGCAATGGATTTAGACAGCTTCAGTGCACAAGATCATAAGTTTATCGAAGAAATTGCTCATAAATGGTTCCACAGAACCTTAGAAGTCACTGGTGACCTATATGGAGCTGCTTGTTGA
- the BLI1 gene encoding Bli1p (similar to uniprot|P35727 Saccharomyces cerevisiae YKL061W Hypothetical ORF), with amino-acid sequence MRDQERTLNQDVERCINVLQDFLDTGSAKAISVFSNKTSENEDWLEEIRVKYRIKDNDELQAIKMLKQKRLDQLEALESKVDYYEKLCDELEEFQDEMEVKAKLEQNRRSRFDSMTRK; translated from the coding sequence ATGAGAGATCAGGAAAGGACACTCAATCAAGACGTTGAACGTTGTATTAATGTGCTACAGGATTTCTTGGATACAGGATCTGCCAAGGCGATTTCAGTATTCAGTAACAAGACTAGTGAAAATGAGGATTGGTTAGAAGAGATACGAGTCAAATATCGAATCAAAGATAACGATGAGTTGCAAGCCATAAAGATGTTAAAGCAGAAGAGattagatcaattggaagcGTTGGAAAGTAAAGTCGATTACTACGAGAAATTATGTgacgaattggaagaatttcaagatgagatggagGTGAAGGCTAAGCTCGAACAAAATAGACGTTCGAGGTTTGACAGTATGACTAGGAAATGA
- the MSS1 gene encoding Mss1p (similar to uniprot|P32559 Saccharomyces cerevisiae YMR023C) → MLWKLSPFLAKSQLRYQSQLATAYLPTIYALSTAPGTKSAIAVVRISGTHSKYVYHQLNNSEKKLIHRRTLLRNLYGPGKNLLDKALTLFFDSPKSYTGEDLLELHIHGGKAVTGSVLNAIGSLNDRNSGIEIRYALPGEFTQRAFQNGKIDLIEVEGIRELIDAETETQRRCALSSFNGMNKNLFMLWRDKIVNNIAQLTAIIDFGEDTEIEDTNNLLQLVKHNMVQLKQEINQFIQKIEKTSILQSGVKVVLLGPPNAGKSSLINSISNDDVSIISHTPGTTRDTVEASIDVNGYKVTISDTAGIRSHSSDEIELLGIERAIKKSEQCDLCLLIVDPLNKPLINEDLTQMIQSMYKEGKEFVIIVNKQDLLTDENQSKSVMDALREKFGDKFPIITVSCKTQEGIEPLVKQLTQIFQRLSETSDESDPIIASRRVKEILHSDVLYGIDSFFVTTDSEIGGDSYDVVMASEHLSHAADGIGKITGDAVGIEEVLGVVFANFCVGK, encoded by the coding sequence ATGTTATGGAAACTTTCACCTTTTTTAGCTAAATCTCAGCTACGATACCAAAGCCAACTGGCAACAGCATACCTTCCCACCATATATGCATTATCAACGGCACCTGGAACTAAATCAGCCATAGCTGTGGTGAGAATATCCGGAACCCATTCGAAATACGTTTATCACCAATTAAACAATtcagaaaagaaattaataCACAGAAGAACCCTTCTAAGGAATTTGTATGGACCTGGTAAGAATCTCTTAGATAAGGCATTGACAttattctttgattctCCTAAAAGTTATACAGGGGAAGATTTACTAGAATTACATATTCATGGTGGTAAAGCAGTGACAGGTAGTGTTTTAAACGCAATTGGATCATTAAATGATAGAAATTCAGGGATTGAAATAAGATATGCACTTCCAGGTGAATTTACACAAAGAGCATTTCAAAATGGGAAAATCGATTTGATAGAAGTGGAAGGTATACGAGAATTGATCGATGCAGAAACTGAAACTCAACGTCGATGTGCATTATCCAGTTTCAATGGTATGAATAAGAATCTTTTCATGCTTTGGAGGGATAAAATCGTTAATAATATTGCTCAACTGACCGCCATCATTGATTTCGGTGAAGATACAGAGATTGAAGACACAAATAACCTGCTCCAACTTGTTAAACATAACATGGTCCAACTAAAGCAAgaaatcaatcaatttaTTCAAAAAATCGAAAAAACTAGTATTTTGCAAAGTGGGGTTAAAGTTGTTCTTTTGGGACCTCCAAACGCAGGTAAATCATCTTTGATTAACAGCATAAGTAATGACGACGTATCTATCATTAGTCACACACCAGGCACCACTAGAGACACAGTTGAGGCCTCCATAGATGTCAATGGATACAAGGTAACCATATCCGATACTGCCGGAATAAGATCTCACAGTTCAGAcgaaattgaattattgGGCATCGAAAGGGcaataaagaaaagtgaGCAATGCGACCTATGCTTACTCATAGTTGATCCTTTGAACAAACCACTCATCAACGAAGATTTGACGCAAATGATTCAATCCATGTACAAAGAAGGTAAGGAATTCGTAATTATTGTTAACAAACAAGATCTTTTGACGGATGAGAACCAATCCAAGTCGGTAATGGATGCACTAagggaaaaatttggagaCAAATTTCCTATAATCACCGTGTCATGTAAGACTCAAGAAGGTATAGAGCCATTGGTTAAACAATTGACACAAATATTCCAAAGATTATCTGAGACTTCAGATGAGTCTGATCCAATCATAGCATCTCGAAGAGTCAAGGAAATACTGCATTCTGACGTCCTATATGGGATTGACAGTTTCTTCGTCACCACAGACTCAGAAATAGGTGGTGATTCTTACGACGTAGTAATGGCCTCTGAACATTTGAGCCACGCCGCTGATGGTATTGGCAAGATAACCGGTGATGCCGTGGGCATTGAAGAAGTCCTTGGGGTGGTGTTCGCCAATTTCTGTGTAGGCAAATGA